From a single Chiloscyllium plagiosum isolate BGI_BamShark_2017 chromosome 27, ASM401019v2, whole genome shotgun sequence genomic region:
- the LOC122563612 gene encoding uncharacterized protein LOC122563612 isoform X1: protein MWFSILQQVCLQCLLIISLIQGNGNCACPVRVIYPRSTLHLTVGDSLTLNCTVKFCTGEEQKPVVNWCIIEAHHCHPVSTNGLSFNHDQQGNLLVSYKIAALNYSDSGTFRCEASQGNVMARGHSIVVNVTEASDAPLIPVEHTETTNKWYFLSILPLSVVIVCIMLYCREKRKLALRRQRAQVKSVTLASSSPNITAVTPQLTSSTGTTERHVVEAYVNMKHMEPFYINETFSINVQSEECIYENDPPNQ from the exons GAAATGGAAATTGTGCCTGTCCAGTGAGAGTAATCTATCCCCGATCTACGTTGCACCTCACCGTGGGAGATAGTCTAACACTAAATTGTACAGTTAAATTCTGTACTGGTGAAGAACAAAAGCCTGTAGTAAACTGGTGCATAATTGAGGCACACCATTGTCACCCGGTGTCTACAAATGGGCTTAGTTTCAACCATGACCAGCAAGGAAACTTACTTGTCAGTTACAAGATCGCCGCCCTCAACTACAGCGACAGTGGCACATTCCGATGTGAAGCTTCTCAAGGAAATGTGATGGCAAGGGGTCATTCCATTGTTGTAAATGTGACTG AAGCTTCTGATGCTCCCTTAATACCAGTTGAACACACTGAAACCACAAATAAATGGTACTTTTTGAGCATTCTGCCTCTGTCGGTGGTGATAGTCTGTATCATGCTATACTGTCGAG aaaaacgGAAGTTGGCGCTGAGAAGACAAAGAGCCCAAGTAAAG AGTGTTACCCTGGCTTCCTCGTCACCCAACATCACAGCAGTTACCCCTCAGCTTACTTCTTCGACTGGCACAACTGAGCGACACGTAGTGGAGGCATATGTAAATATGAAACACATGGAGcccttttatataaatgagacATTTTCCATAAATGTACAGTCTGAAGAATGTATCTATGAAAATGATCCTCCTAACCAATA A
- the LOC122563612 gene encoding uncharacterized protein LOC122563612 isoform X2 produces MWFSILQQVCLQCLLIISLIQGNGNCACPVRVIYPRSTLHLTVGDSLTLNCTVKFCTGEEQKPVVNWCIIEAHHCHPVSTNGLSFNHDQQGNLLVSYKIAALNYSDSGTFRCEASQGNVMARGHSIVVNVTEKRKLALRRQRAQVKSVTLASSSPNITAVTPQLTSSTGTTERHVVEAYVNMKHMEPFYINETFSINVQSEECIYENDPPNQ; encoded by the exons GAAATGGAAATTGTGCCTGTCCAGTGAGAGTAATCTATCCCCGATCTACGTTGCACCTCACCGTGGGAGATAGTCTAACACTAAATTGTACAGTTAAATTCTGTACTGGTGAAGAACAAAAGCCTGTAGTAAACTGGTGCATAATTGAGGCACACCATTGTCACCCGGTGTCTACAAATGGGCTTAGTTTCAACCATGACCAGCAAGGAAACTTACTTGTCAGTTACAAGATCGCCGCCCTCAACTACAGCGACAGTGGCACATTCCGATGTGAAGCTTCTCAAGGAAATGTGATGGCAAGGGGTCATTCCATTGTTGTAAATGTGACTG aaaaacgGAAGTTGGCGCTGAGAAGACAAAGAGCCCAAGTAAAG AGTGTTACCCTGGCTTCCTCGTCACCCAACATCACAGCAGTTACCCCTCAGCTTACTTCTTCGACTGGCACAACTGAGCGACACGTAGTGGAGGCATATGTAAATATGAAACACATGGAGcccttttatataaatgagacATTTTCCATAAATGTACAGTCTGAAGAATGTATCTATGAAAATGATCCTCCTAACCAATA A